A region from the Salmo trutta chromosome 40, fSalTru1.1, whole genome shotgun sequence genome encodes:
- the LOC115180379 gene encoding inter-alpha-trypsin inhibitor heavy chain H2, whose protein sequence is MRRLALLLGLLVLHQTHCFEFVVEGEWETETSLEEQHGRFKRAILTSEEQEDFEAIRGDDITVKSYKVESRITSRFCHTTVKSSVVNSGPNAQSIGFNVQIPKRAFITNFTMNVNGIMFVGSVKEKTVARNLYAQARARGKAAGLVRANSQDMETFKTEVHVPPGSKIEFELHYQEMMQRKLGFYEHSLYLQPGRLVPQFQVDVYIYEPSGIASVETPNTLGEHFSGMAKLTSSKDKAHVVFKPSLQQQRKCENCTTSAIDGIFTVKYDVLRDSNAGELHVSDGHFVHFFAPANLSPLPKNIVFVIDVSGSMWGVKMKQTVEAMQTILDDLTMDDYFSIVDFNHNVRCWSEELVPGSTIQVAEAKKYIQNIKPNGGTNINEALMRAVQMLVKASNQGMIDPRSVSMIMLVSDGDPTVGEIKLSAIQKNLKKVMREEFSLFSLGIGFDVDYDFLERIAMENRGAAQRIYTSHDASDQIRRFYSQVSSPLLRKITVQFPEDSVSDVTQNHFDKYFSGSELVVAGKVLPSESTTLNSFTTAFADRLDLSLQTEADYLELDAALAQQQHAFTGFARQMWAYITVNQLLAERSLAPTAGKKRKITQRILTLAVEHQFVTPLTALLVESEEAKERLLADSPKDPKQGCCAGGSGMAALGGRTPVQMVHSIPPWVQMTTPAPPSHAERPLPDHITIVENDPHFIVHLPKNNMDVCFNIDSEPGHILNLVSDPGAGVVVNGQLVGSKRVEEKEKVNTYFGIISVFYQPDGIRVSVSTDRIDLTDGRNNHSFTWGATADITQDRVKVSIVKDSKVMVTVDDKITVMVLLHRVWKKHPTHVDYLGLYIPSNNQYSSQAHGLIGQFGQEPEVRVFNLHQGADPLKKEATMEVKGNKLVVTRGWQKDYRRDNKRGSDVFCWFIHNSGKGFIDGHYTNYLVPRLDSFLPLPL, encoded by the exons ATGAGACGCCTGGCTCTCCTCCTAGGCCTGCTGGTCCTACACCAAACCCACTGCTTTGAGTTTGTGGTcgagggagagtgggagacagAAACG TCATTAGAGGAACAACATGGACGATTTAAG AGGGCGATATTGACCAGTGAGGAGCAAGAAGACTTTGAG GCCATCCGGGGTGATGACATCACAGTTAAGAGCTACAAGGTGGAGAGCCGCATCACGTCGCGGTTCTGCCACACCACGGTCAAGAGCTCTGTGGTCAACTCTGGTCCAAATGCCCAGAGCATTGGCTTCAACGTCCAGATCCCCAAACGAGCCTTCATCACCAACTTCACCAT GAACGTGAATGGGATCATGTTTGTGGGCTCAGTGAAGGAGAAGACTGTGGCTAGGAACCTCTACGCTCAGGCTAGAGCCAGAGGGAAGGCCGCTGGCCTCGTCAG GGCTAACTCCCAGGACATGGAGACCTTTAAGACGGAGGTCCACGTGCCTCCTGGCAGTAAGATAGAGTTTGAGTTGCACTACCAGGAAATGATGCAGAGGAAGCTGGGCTTCTATGAACACTCACTATACCTGCAGCCTGGACGACTGGTGCCCCAGTTCCAG gTGGATGTGTATATCTATGAGCCCAGCGGCATCGCCTCTGTGGAGACACCGAACACCTTGGGAGAGCATTTCAGCGGCATGGCCAAACTCACCTCCTCGAAGGACAAGGCTCACGTGGTGTTCAAGCCTTCGCTCCAGCAGCAGAGGAAGTGTGAGAACTGCACCACCAGCGCTATCGATGGCATCTTTACCGTCAAATACGACGTCCTGAGAGACAGCAACGCCGGGGAACTGCAT GTTTCTGACGGGCATTTTGTGCATTTCTTCGCCCCGGCCAATCTCTCCCCCCTTCCGAAAAACATTGTCTTCGTCATTGACGTCAGTGGATCTATGTGGGGAGTCAAGATGAAGCAG actgtgGAGGCTATGCAGACCATATTGGATGACCTGACCATGGATGACTACTTCAGCATTGTTGACTTCAACCACAACGTGCGCTGCTGGAGTGAGGAGCTGGTTCCAGGCAGCACCATACAGGTGGCTGAGGCCAAGAAATACATCCAGAACATCAAACCCAACGGAG GCACCAATATCAACGAGGCATTGATGAGGGCGGTGCAGATGCTGGTGAAGGCGTCCAATCAGGGCATGATCGACCCACGCTCTGTCTCCATGATCATGCTGGTGTCTGATGGAGACCCCACTGTCG gAGAGATCAAGCTCAGCGCCATCCAGAAGAATCTGAAGAAGGTCATGAGGGAGgagttctctctcttctcattggGCATCGGCTTCGATGTCGACTACGACTTCCTGGAACGCATCGCCATGGAGAATAGGGGAGCGGCCCAGAGGATCTATACCAGCCACGACGCCTCAGATCAGATACGG CGGTTCTACAGCCAGGTCTCGTCTCCCCTCCTGAGGAAGATCACGGTTCAGTTCCCAGAGGACTCTGTCTCTGACGTCACCCAGAACCACTTTGACAAGTACTTCAGTGGCTCAGAGCTGGTGGTGGCTGGGAAAGTACTGCCCTCTGAGTCCACTACTCTAAACAGCTTCACCACCGCATTCGCT GATCGTCTGGACCTGTCCCTACAGACTGAAGCAGACTACCTGGAGCTAGACGCTGCGCTGGCCCAGCAGCAGCATGCTTTCACTGGCTTCGCCAGACAGATGTGGGCCTACATTACTGTCAACCAGCTACTGGccgagag GTCCCTGGCCCCCACTGCTGGTAAGAAGAGGAAGATCACCCAGAGGATCCTGACCCTGGCTGTGGAGCACCAGTTTGTCACGCCCCTCACTGCCCTACTGGTGGAGAGTGAGGAGGCCAAGGAGAGGCTGCTCGCTGACTCCCCTAAGGACCCCAAACAGGGCTGCTGTGCAG gaggatCTGGTATGGCTGCTCTTGGAGGAAGGACTCCAGTGCAGATGGTTCACAGCATCCCACCCTGGGTCCAGATGACCACCCCTGCCCCCCCTAGCCACGCCGAGAGGCCCCTACCAGATCACATCACCATAG TGGAGAATGACCCTCACTTCATCGTCCACCTGCCTAAAAACAACATGGACGTCTGCTTCAACATCGACTCAGAGCCTGGACACATCCTCAATCTGGTGTCAGACCccggtgcag GTGTGGTGGTGAATGGCCAGCTGGTTGGCTCTAagagggtggaggagaaggagaaggtgaACACGTACTTTGGCATCATCTCAGTGTTCTACCAGCCTGACGGCATCAGGGTGTCAGTCAGCACCGACCGTATCGACCTGACTGACGGCAGGAACAACCACTCCTTCACCTGGGGAGCCACGGCCGACATCACCCAGGACAG ggtgAAGGTTTCCATAGTGAAGGACTCCAAGGTGATGGTGACGGTGGATGACAAGATCACTGTGATGGTGCTGCTACATCGTGTGTGGAAGAAACACCCAACCCACGTGGACTACCTGGGCCTCTATATCCCCAGCAACAACCAGTACTCCTCTCAGGCCCACGGCCTTATAG gtcagttTGGCCAGGAGCCAGAGGTGAGGGTGTTTAACCTACACCAGGGAGCTGACCCTCTGAAGAAGGAGGCCACCATGGAGGTGAAGGGCAACAAGCTGGTCGTCACCAG GGGCTGGCAGAAGGACTACAGACGGGATAATAAACGTGGATCTGATGTCTTCTGCTGGTTCATCCACAACAGTGGCAAAGGCTTCATCGATGGCCATTACACCAACTACCTCGTCCCACGACTCGACAGCTTCCTGCCGCTCCCGCTCTGA